One Acutalibacter muris DNA window includes the following coding sequences:
- a CDS encoding DUF1281 family ferredoxin-like fold protein, with product MPNHITNIIEIKGDPARVKALFEAVKSDEYGLGSIDFNKLVPMPPELDIEEGSRTDRGLKAYKDFIEVYTFNGKKENFDLLNIPEKSEQAFLRVRPDIDRTAWDLGRQAFQNKQKYGITSWYDWRIKNWGTKWNAYGYEDGVQFDGKSLCFLTAWSPPTPIVAKLAQLYPDLDFTHQWADEDIGYNCGEVEYHNGAPDGEFFPVGQEAVDYANSLWENDGLEEDEEMDEEESMGGLKL from the coding sequence CATTGAGATTAAGGGCGATCCTGCCAGGGTCAAAGCTCTGTTTGAGGCTGTCAAAAGCGATGAATATGGCCTCGGCTCCATTGATTTCAACAAACTGGTGCCTATGCCGCCGGAGTTGGATATTGAGGAAGGGAGCCGCACAGACCGCGGTCTGAAAGCATACAAGGACTTCATCGAAGTCTACACCTTTAACGGCAAGAAGGAAAACTTCGACTTGCTGAATATCCCCGAAAAGTCAGAGCAGGCATTTCTCCGGGTGCGGCCTGATATCGACCGTACCGCCTGGGATTTGGGCAGGCAGGCGTTTCAAAACAAGCAAAAGTATGGCATCACCAGTTGGTACGACTGGCGCATCAAAAACTGGGGTACGAAGTGGAACGCTTACGGCTACGAGGACGGCGTCCAGTTTGACGGCAAATCTCTGTGTTTCCTGACGGCCTGGTCTCCGCCAACACCGATCGTGGCGAAGTTGGCTCAGTTGTATCCCGACCTGGATTTTACCCATCAGTGGGCCGACGAGGATATCGGGTACAACTGCGGCGAGGTGGAATATCACAACGGCGCGCCAGATGGTGAATTCTTTCCCGTTGGGCAGGAGGCTGTCGACTATGCCAACAGCCTGTGGGAAAACGATGGGCTGGAGGAAGATGAGGAAATGGACGAGGAAGAAAGTATGGGAGGGCTGAAGTTATGA